Proteins from a single region of Oreochromis niloticus isolate F11D_XX linkage group LG7, O_niloticus_UMD_NMBU, whole genome shotgun sequence:
- the LOC102080580 gene encoding uncharacterized protein LOC102080580: MESLYKRKMFASMRKTKVAASKKRQIGLPASILDDSDEGSFSSSSSSGSQSDFQSSPEDDSEQEDRDRSESGGTSSDDSRSVTRRKRSFLGGDDSSSSSSRGDEDEDEEDDDDDDDEEDDDRSHTKRMVQPRKRSRLQRQDESDSDRAEEKRREDAEKAKRRQRHNKLLALSRRMKARIPSRRGRRVKQGTGDKEQSKKAEDEADGDEDGDGGGEEEEDRKKEAAEGDKGGKEKEEEEEKKEEEK; encoded by the exons ATGGAGAGTTTGTACAAGCGGAAAATGTTCGCGTCCATGCGGAAAACCAAAGTAGCCGCATCGAAGAAGCGGCAGATCGGTCTGCCCGCCTCCATCCTGGACGACAGTGACGAAGGGTCCTTCtcgtcgtcctcctcctccgGATCACAGTCTGACTTCCAGAGCTCTCCGGAGGACGACAGCGAGCAGGAGGACCGGGACCGGAGCGAGTCCGGGGGGACCTCCAGCGATGACAGCCGCTCTGTCACCCGCAGGAAGCGCTCCTTCCTGGGAGGCGACGACAGCTCTTCGTCGTCCAGCCGCGGAGACGAAGACGAGGATGAAGAGGACGACGATGACGACGACGATGAGGAGGATGACGACAGAAGTCACACGAAGAGGATGGTCCAGCCGAGGAAGAGGAGCCGGCTGCAGCGGCAGGACGAGTCGGACTCGGACCGCGCGGAGGAGAAGCGGAGAGAAGACGCGGAGAAGGCGAAGAGGAGGCAGAGACACAACAAGCTGCTGGCGCTTTCCCGGAGGATGAAGGCCCGCATCCCGAGCCGGAGGGGGAGGCGCGTGAAGCAG GGCACAGGAGACAAGGAACAGTCTAAAAAAGCAGAGGATGAGGCAGAtggtgatgaagatggagatggaggaggtgaagaagaagaggacagaaagaaagaagcagcagagggagacaaaggaggaaaagagaaggaggaggaagaagagaagaaggaggaggagaagtaa